Proteins co-encoded in one Rhizobium sp. NZLR1 genomic window:
- a CDS encoding GNAT family N-acetyltransferase, translating to MQTSQIDFAAFGTEHLGAALNLSRQAGWPHRPEDWQMALALSEGVVAIENDRVVGTVLMTPYKQECATINMVIVDEAMRGRGLGRRLMDAAIELAGKRPLRLVATADGLPLYEKLGFRQTGRILQHQGIAAELAAPMATSAAAIADSPAITELDRQAFGADRADLIAYLAKVGEFAVVRRSGGVTGFAVIRTFGRGEVIGPVVAGNLEDAKALVAHFIARRPGVFLRVDTTDMGEALSDWLVEQGFAHVGGGIAMMKPSIPDADSVATIFALANQALG from the coding sequence ATGCAGACAAGCCAGATCGATTTCGCCGCTTTCGGCACCGAACACCTGGGTGCCGCTCTCAACCTGTCGCGGCAGGCAGGCTGGCCCCATCGCCCTGAGGATTGGCAGATGGCGCTTGCCTTGAGCGAAGGCGTTGTGGCGATCGAGAACGACCGGGTGGTCGGCACCGTGCTCATGACCCCCTACAAGCAAGAGTGCGCCACGATCAACATGGTCATCGTCGATGAAGCCATGCGCGGCCGCGGGCTTGGCCGCAGGCTGATGGATGCCGCAATAGAGCTTGCCGGCAAACGCCCGCTCCGGCTTGTTGCGACCGCCGACGGCCTTCCGCTCTATGAGAAGCTCGGCTTCCGCCAGACCGGCCGCATTCTGCAGCACCAAGGCATCGCAGCAGAACTCGCCGCGCCGATGGCGACGTCAGCCGCCGCCATTGCCGATTCTCCCGCGATCACCGAACTCGATCGACAGGCCTTCGGCGCCGATCGCGCCGATCTGATCGCATATCTCGCCAAGGTCGGGGAATTTGCCGTCGTCCGCCGTAGCGGAGGCGTCACCGGTTTTGCGGTCATCCGCACCTTCGGCCGGGGCGAGGTCATCGGCCCCGTCGTTGCCGGGAACCTGGAGGACGCCAAAGCGCTCGTCGCTCATTTCATCGCCCGGCGGCCCGGCGTGTTTCTCAGGGTCGATACCACCGACATGGGCGAAGCCCTGTCCGACTGGCTGGTCGAACAGGGCTTCGCCCATGTCGGTGGCGGCATCGCCATGATGAAGCCATCGATTCCAGACGCCGATTCCGTCGCCACCATCTTCGCCCTCGCCAACCAGGCGCTCGGCTGA
- a CDS encoding aspartate aminotransferase family protein has translation MYSNSLVELDRAHLVHPVASYRNHEKLGVRVLASAKGATVTDASGKQLVDGFAGLWCVNAGYGHESIVEAATRQMRDLPYATTYFGLGSEPAIRLAAALAERAPGDLNHVYFTLGGSDAVDSTIRFIRYYWIARGQPQRDQFISLEQGYHGSSTVGAGLTALPLFHAGFGIPFDWQHKIPSHYAYRNPVGQDPQAIINSSLAALRRKVEEIGPERVAAFYAEPIQGSGGVLVPPKGWIKAMRALCSELGILFVADEVITAFGRTGPLFACEEDEIVPDFITTAKGLTSGYVPMGAVFMADHVYQTIADGAGGAAVGHGYTYSAHPVSAAVGLEVLNLYETGLLANGRKAGARLMQGLEGLKDHPLVGDVRGRGMLAAIELVIDKEKKTPLPAAADPARRIFDRAWENGLVIRAFGNGVLGYAPPLCCTDADIDAIIERTRKTLDDTLADPDVRAALKG, from the coding sequence ATGTACAGCAATTCCCTTGTCGAACTCGACCGCGCCCATCTCGTGCATCCGGTCGCCTCCTACCGCAATCATGAAAAGCTCGGCGTGCGTGTGCTCGCTTCCGCCAAAGGCGCGACGGTGACCGATGCTTCCGGCAAGCAGCTGGTCGACGGCTTTGCCGGCCTGTGGTGCGTCAATGCCGGTTACGGCCATGAATCGATCGTCGAGGCAGCAACGCGGCAGATGCGCGACCTGCCCTATGCGACAACCTATTTCGGTCTCGGCTCGGAACCGGCGATCCGGCTTGCCGCGGCATTGGCCGAACGGGCTCCAGGCGACCTCAACCATGTCTACTTCACCCTGGGCGGATCCGATGCCGTCGACAGCACGATCCGTTTCATCCGCTATTACTGGATCGCCCGCGGGCAGCCGCAGCGCGACCAGTTCATCTCCCTTGAGCAAGGTTATCACGGTTCTTCGACTGTCGGGGCAGGGCTGACGGCACTTCCACTGTTCCACGCCGGCTTCGGCATTCCCTTCGACTGGCAGCATAAAATTCCCTCCCACTACGCCTATCGCAACCCCGTCGGCCAGGACCCGCAGGCGATCATCAACTCCTCCCTCGCAGCCCTGCGTCGCAAGGTCGAAGAGATCGGTCCCGAACGCGTCGCCGCCTTTTATGCCGAACCCATCCAGGGTTCGGGCGGCGTGCTGGTGCCACCGAAGGGCTGGATCAAGGCGATGCGCGCGCTTTGCAGCGAGCTCGGCATCCTCTTTGTCGCCGACGAAGTGATCACCGCTTTCGGCCGCACCGGCCCACTCTTTGCATGCGAGGAGGACGAGATCGTTCCGGACTTCATCACCACGGCAAAGGGTCTGACCTCCGGCTATGTGCCGATGGGGGCGGTCTTCATGGCCGACCACGTCTACCAAACCATTGCGGATGGCGCTGGTGGCGCGGCCGTCGGTCACGGCTATACCTATTCGGCCCACCCCGTCAGCGCCGCCGTCGGCCTCGAAGTGCTGAACCTTTATGAAACCGGTCTCCTGGCGAACGGCCGGAAGGCCGGCGCAAGGCTGATGCAGGGGCTTGAAGGCCTCAAGGACCATCCGCTCGTCGGCGATGTGCGCGGCCGCGGCATGCTCGCCGCCATCGAACTGGTGATCGACAAGGAGAAGAAGACGCCGTTGCCGGCAGCCGCCGATCCGGCGCGCCGGATCTTCGACCGCGCCTGGGAAAACGGCCTGGTCATCCGTGCCTTTGGCAACGGCGTCCTCGGTTATGCGCCGCCGCTCTGTTGCACCGACGCCGACATCGACGCGATCATCGAGCGCACGCGCAAAACCTTGGACGACACCCTGGCTGACCCCGATGTACGCGCGGCCCTGAAGGGCTGA
- a CDS encoding haloacid dehalogenase type II — MTLSRPKYITFDCYGTLTNFQMAEAAHDLYRDQLDEPRMAEFIRNFAAYRLDEVLGDWKPYAEVVHNSIERSCKRNGVKFNDEDARTVYERVPTWGPHADVPAGLAKVAKEIPLVILSNAMNSQIMSNVEKLGAPFHAVYTAEQAQAYKPRLQAFEYLFDMLCCDPEDVVHCSSSFRYDHMSANDIGIKNKVWVNRGHEPANPFYGYVEIADISGLPGVFGL; from the coding sequence ATGACCCTGTCGCGTCCGAAATACATCACCTTCGACTGCTACGGTACGCTGACCAACTTCCAGATGGCGGAAGCGGCACACGACCTTTACCGCGACCAGCTCGATGAACCCCGCATGGCCGAGTTCATCCGGAATTTCGCCGCCTATCGCCTCGACGAGGTCCTGGGCGACTGGAAACCCTATGCCGAGGTCGTTCACAATTCGATCGAGCGCAGTTGCAAGCGCAACGGCGTCAAGTTCAACGACGAAGATGCCCGCACGGTCTATGAGCGGGTGCCGACTTGGGGGCCGCATGCGGATGTGCCGGCGGGTCTTGCGAAGGTTGCCAAGGAGATCCCGCTGGTGATCCTGTCGAACGCGATGAATTCGCAGATCATGTCGAACGTCGAAAAGCTCGGTGCGCCCTTCCATGCGGTCTACACGGCCGAACAGGCGCAGGCCTACAAGCCGCGCCTGCAGGCCTTTGAATACCTGTTCGACATGCTCTGCTGCGACCCCGAAGATGTCGTCCATTGCTCCTCCTCGTTCCGTTACGATCATATGTCGGCTAACGATATCGGCATCAAGAACAAGGTGTGGGTGAACCGCGGCCACGAGCCCGCCAACCCGTTCTATGGTTACGTCGAGATCGCCGACATCTCCGGCCTCCCCGGTGTTTTCGGTCTCTAA
- a CDS encoding NAD-dependent succinate-semialdehyde dehydrogenase has translation MLELKDKDLFQQAGLIDGIWSRAASGKTVSVANPATQASLGTVPDMGTAETRAAIGAAQAAFTLWKKRTHAERAVLLERWYALMIENLQDLALLITLEQGKPLDESRAEVRYGASFVKWFAEEARRIGGHTIPSPTPDRRIIVLKEAVGVCAIVTPWNFPIAMITRKVAPALAAGCTVVIKPSEFTPYSALAMGILAERAGIPAGVINIVTGMPTEIGNEFMANATVRKISFTGSTRIGSLLMRGAADSVKRLSLELGGNAPFIVFDDADLDLAVEGAILSKFRNGGQTCVCANRILVQAGVYDAFAEKLGASVNAMKVGPGTEPGNVIGPMINAAAIEKINRHVDDALAKGAKIAARGSTVAEGRQYAAPMVLTEATTDMLLASEETFGPVAPLFRFETEDEAITIANGTPFGLAAYFYTENLKRSWRVGEALEFGMIGLNTGAISTEVAPFGGVKQSGLGREGAQVGIEEYLEMKSFHIGGLS, from the coding sequence ATGCTTGAGTTGAAAGACAAAGACCTTTTTCAGCAGGCCGGCCTGATCGACGGGATCTGGTCGAGGGCAGCGTCGGGCAAAACGGTGAGCGTCGCCAATCCGGCCACCCAGGCAAGCCTTGGCACTGTCCCGGATATGGGAACCGCCGAGACCCGCGCGGCGATCGGCGCAGCCCAGGCCGCTTTCACCCTATGGAAGAAGAGGACGCATGCCGAGCGTGCGGTTCTGCTCGAGCGTTGGTATGCGCTGATGATCGAAAATCTCCAGGATCTTGCGCTGCTCATCACGCTCGAGCAGGGCAAGCCTCTCGATGAATCTCGCGCCGAGGTCCGTTACGGTGCCTCCTTCGTCAAATGGTTTGCCGAAGAAGCCCGCCGCATCGGCGGCCACACCATTCCCTCGCCAACACCGGATCGCCGCATCATCGTCCTCAAGGAAGCGGTCGGCGTCTGCGCGATCGTCACCCCGTGGAATTTTCCGATCGCGATGATCACCCGAAAGGTGGCGCCCGCCTTGGCGGCCGGCTGCACGGTTGTCATCAAGCCTTCGGAATTCACCCCCTATTCGGCGCTCGCCATGGGTATCCTTGCCGAGCGCGCCGGCATTCCGGCAGGGGTGATCAATATCGTCACCGGCATGCCGACTGAGATCGGCAACGAGTTCATGGCAAACGCGACGGTGCGGAAAATCTCCTTCACCGGCTCGACCCGGATCGGCTCGCTTCTGATGCGCGGCGCCGCCGACAGCGTCAAGCGGCTCTCCCTCGAACTCGGCGGCAATGCGCCGTTCATCGTCTTCGATGATGCCGATCTCGATCTCGCGGTCGAAGGCGCAATCCTGTCCAAGTTCCGCAACGGCGGCCAGACCTGCGTCTGCGCCAACCGCATCTTGGTACAGGCCGGCGTGTATGATGCCTTTGCCGAGAAACTCGGCGCCAGCGTCAACGCCATGAAGGTCGGCCCCGGTACGGAGCCGGGCAATGTCATCGGCCCGATGATCAACGCTGCGGCGATCGAGAAGATCAACCGCCATGTCGACGACGCTCTGGCCAAAGGCGCCAAGATCGCCGCACGGGGCAGCACGGTGGCGGAAGGCAGGCAATACGCCGCGCCGATGGTGCTGACGGAGGCGACAACCGACATGCTGCTTGCCAGCGAAGAGACCTTCGGCCCGGTTGCACCGCTCTTCCGCTTCGAGACGGAAGACGAAGCGATCACAATCGCCAACGGCACACCCTTCGGCCTTGCCGCCTACTTCTACACCGAAAACCTGAAGCGCTCCTGGCGCGTCGGCGAGGCGCTCGAATTCGGCATGATCGGGCTCAACACCGGCGCGATCTCGACCGAAGTCGCCCCTTTCGGCGGCGTCAAGCAGTCTGGCCTCGGCCGGGAGGGAGCCCAGGTTGGCATCGAGGAATATCTCGAAATGAAGAGCTTCCACATTGGTGGGCTGAGCTGA